From Quercus lobata isolate SW786 chromosome 1, ValleyOak3.0 Primary Assembly, whole genome shotgun sequence, one genomic window encodes:
- the LOC115984584 gene encoding ATP phosphoribosyltransferase 2, chloroplastic-like has product MLLTGIIQNAHKGNEDLIIVHDGLKYGNCHLSLAIPKYGIFENINSLKELAQMPQWTAENPLQVATGFTFVLNL; this is encoded by the exons ATGTTACTAACTGGAATAATTCAAAATGCCCATAAG GGCAATGAAGATCTTATTATTGTTCATGATGGTCTTAAGTATGGGAACTGCCATCTATCATTGGCA ATTCCCAAATATGGGATTTTTGAGAACATAAATTCTCTAAAAGAGCTAGCACAAATGCCTCAATGGACTGCTGAAAATCCTCTGCAAGTCGCTACTGGATTCACCTTC GTCCTAaatttatga
- the LOC115984691 gene encoding uncharacterized protein LOC115984691 yields the protein MAGFNRGKPLLSEKGKERRRIAEEVGGTAAECAAVCCCCPCSLVNLVILAVYKVPARLCKKAWKRRRLLKTKKKAFIMHNNDRESSMVHGVDNGPSKLGLVAEVKKLSLEDQYDRHNQLMMNGGDEKKRDGGDGTEAVDWEKEMWDRFGSGGFWRSRSQRDTSS from the coding sequence ATGGCGGGGTTTAATCGGGGGAAACCACTGTTATCGGAGAAAGGGAAAGAGAGGCGGCGGATTGCGGAGGAGGTAGGCGGAACGGCGGCGGAGTGCGCCGCCGTATGTTGCTGCTGTCCGTGCAGCCTCGTGAACCTTGTGATCCTCGCCGTCTATAAGGTCCCCGCCCGTCTTTGCAAGAAGGCTTGGAAACGACGCCGTTTAttgaagacgaagaagaagGCTTTCATTATGCACAACAACGATAGAGAGAGTTCGATGGTGCATGGCGTTGATAATGGGCCCTCCAAATTGGGCTTAGTGGCTGAGGTGAAGAAGCTCAGTCTTGAGGATCAGTATGATCGTCATAATCAGTTGATGATGAACGGTGGTGATGAGAAGAAGCGTGACGGCGGTGATGGAACGGAGGCCGTTGATTGGGAGAAGGAAATGTGGGACCGGTTCGGTTCGGGTGGGTTTTGGAGAAGTCGGTCTCAGAGAGACACGTCATCGTGA
- the LOC115984776 gene encoding ubiquitin carboxyl-terminal hydrolase 12-like isoform X1 translates to MLVHYDQTSDILYYEVLDIPLPELQGSKTLKVAFHHATKDEVVVRSITLPKRSTVGDVINDLKTKVELSHPNAELRLLEVFNHKIYRIFPLSEKIENINDHYWTIRAEEIPEEEKNLGPDDRLIHVYHFIKDTAQNPMNFGEPFFMVMHEGETLAVIKVRIQKKLQVPHEEFAKWKFAFLFQGRPEYLQDSDIVSGHFQGDGPWQEYLGLEHSDNAHI, encoded by the exons ATGTTAGTCCATTATGATCAG ACTTCGGATATATTGTACTATGAAGTATTAGACATCCCTCTACCAGAATTACAAGGTTCGAAAACTCTGAAAGTAGCATTTCATCATGCTACCAAGGATGAA GTGGTGGTTCGTAGTATAACACTGCCAAAACGGAGCACAGTAGGAGATGTAATTAATGATCTTAAAACAAAG GTCGAGTTGTCTCATCCTAATGCAGAACTTAGGTTGCTCGAAGTTTTCAATCACAAGATCTACAGG ATTTTCCCCCTTAGCGAAAAGATTGAGAACATAAATGATCATTACTGGACAATACGGGCAGAGGag ATCccagaagaagagaaaaatctCGGTCCTGATGATCGCCTAATACATGTGTACCATTTCATAAAAGACACAGCTCAGAACCCTATG aacttTGGGGAACCCTTTTTCATGGTCATGCATGAGGGTGAGACTTTGGCTGTAATTAAAGTACGAATACAGAAGAAATTACAGGTTCCACATGAGGAGTTTGCCAAG TGGAAGtttgcatttctttttcaaGGTCGTCCAGAGTACCTTCAGGACTCCGACATTGTCTCCGGTCATTTTCAG GGTGATGGTCCTTGGCAAGAGTATCTTGGATTGGAGCACTCTGACAATGCTCATATATAG
- the LOC115984776 gene encoding ubiquitin carboxyl-terminal hydrolase 12-like isoform X2 yields MLVHYDQTSDILYYEVLDIPLPELQGSKTLKVAFHHATKDEVVVRSITLPKRSTVGDVINDLKTKVELSHPNAELRLLEVFNHKIYRIFPLSEKIENINDHYWTIRAEEIPEEEKNLGPDDRLIHVYHFIKDTAQNPMGETLAVIKVRIQKKLQVPHEEFAKWKFAFLFQGRPEYLQDSDIVSGHFQGDGPWQEYLGLEHSDNAHI; encoded by the exons ATGTTAGTCCATTATGATCAG ACTTCGGATATATTGTACTATGAAGTATTAGACATCCCTCTACCAGAATTACAAGGTTCGAAAACTCTGAAAGTAGCATTTCATCATGCTACCAAGGATGAA GTGGTGGTTCGTAGTATAACACTGCCAAAACGGAGCACAGTAGGAGATGTAATTAATGATCTTAAAACAAAG GTCGAGTTGTCTCATCCTAATGCAGAACTTAGGTTGCTCGAAGTTTTCAATCACAAGATCTACAGG ATTTTCCCCCTTAGCGAAAAGATTGAGAACATAAATGATCATTACTGGACAATACGGGCAGAGGag ATCccagaagaagagaaaaatctCGGTCCTGATGATCGCCTAATACATGTGTACCATTTCATAAAAGACACAGCTCAGAACCCTATG GGTGAGACTTTGGCTGTAATTAAAGTACGAATACAGAAGAAATTACAGGTTCCACATGAGGAGTTTGCCAAG TGGAAGtttgcatttctttttcaaGGTCGTCCAGAGTACCTTCAGGACTCCGACATTGTCTCCGGTCATTTTCAG GGTGATGGTCCTTGGCAAGAGTATCTTGGATTGGAGCACTCTGACAATGCTCATATATAG